The DNA window GCGCCGACCAAGTATGCCTTCGAGACCGTCGACAACAACGATGGCGGCGCGACGATCAGCGAGCTTCTCCCTTACACCCGGAAGATGGCGAAGGACCTGTGCATCATCAAATCGATGCACACCGAGGCGATCAACCACGACCCGGCGATCACCTACATCTGCACCGGCAACCAGCTTCCGGGACGCCCGAGTCTGGGGTCGTGGCTGAGCTATGGCTTGGGAAGCCTGAACGACAACCTGCCCTCGTTTGTCGTGCTCAACGCGACGTGGTCGGCCAAGCGCGACGCCCAGGCGATCTACAGCCGCCTCTGGGGCTCCGGCCCGCTTCCGTCGAAACATCAGGGCGTGCTCCTGCGATCCGCCGGCGACCCGGTCCTGTTCCTCAACAATCCCGACGGCATCGATCCGGCCACCCGGCGCCGGATGCTCGACACGCTGAACCAGATCAACGCCAAGAACTTCGAGCACTTTGGCGACCCCGAGATCCAGGCGCGGATCGCGCAGTATGAAATGGCCTACCGCATGCAGACCTCGGTGCCGGAACTCGCCGACCTATCAAAGGAACCCGAGTCGACCTTCGAAGCCTACGGCCCCGCGTCAAAGCAACCCGGGACCTTCGCCTACTGCGCGCTGATGGCCCGGCGACTCGCCGAAAAAGGCGTGCGGTTCACGCAGGTCTTCCACCGCGGCTGGGACCAGCACTTCAACATCTCCCGTGACCTCCCGCTGCAATGCGGCGACGTCGATCAGGCGAGCTACGCGCTCGTTCAGGATCTCAAACAGCGGGGCATGCTCGACGACACGCTCGTCATCTGGGGCGGTGAATTCGGCCGCACCATCTACTGCCAGGGCAAGCTGACCAAGGATGACTACGGACGAGATCATCACCCGCGATGCTTCACCATCTGGATGGCAGGCGGCGGCGTGAAGCCGGGCATCGTTTACGGCGAGACCGACGACTTCAGCTACAACGTCACCGAGAACCCCGTGCACATCCACGAACTGAACGCGACGCTACTGCACCTGATGGGCCTCGACCACCAACGCCTCGCGATCAAGCACCAGGGCCTCGACCTGCGCCTGACCGGCGTGGAACCGGTCAAACCGGTGAAGGACATCCTGCTTTAGCCCCCCATCACCTCAAACCCCTCGGCGTAGGCCGCACCGACTTCCGCCCCGATCTCGCGGTTGGTCGCGAGGATGCGTTCGTCGAAACCGATGCCCCTTGATCGCAAATTGCGCTCGTGCTGGGAATGATGGCATCTCAGAAGCTCCGCCTTCCACTCGGCGGCTTCGTCATCGAATTCCGTCACCAGATCCAAGCGCATCCCAAAGGTCTTCGGGTCGCGGACGAGTAACGCAAGCGGCTTCTTCTGCTGCTCGCCCCGCCACCGCTCGAAGCAGCGGAATACCCGGCGGTGGTCGGCATTGCTGTCTCTACCATGCGGCAGTACCACCGCCTCCGGACCCACCCGATCCAGGATCTTCCGGATCGCGGCATCGTTCGCTTCATCATCACGGATGTAGCCCGCCTCGTCCTCCGGGAGCCGATGAAACTTTAGACGTTCCAACGGCAGGCCAAAGCGCTCGCAGGACGCCTTCTGCTCGGACTCGCGGGCTGCCGTCTTTTCTTCCCAACTCTCCGCAAAAACATCCTCAACACCGCTGGCTCCCCCACTGAGAACTTCGAGGAACAGATCGCATCCGCGCTCGGCAAGAAGACGCATCGTCACCGCCACGACCTCGAAGTCATCCGGATGCGGCGCGAGGACAAGCCACCGTCGCGGCTCGTCCCACGGACCCGGATCGAGACCGAAACGCGCCGGCTTCATGGCTCCACCTTGACCGGTTCGAGCGGCAGGAAGGTGAACATCCACTTCCAGCCGTCGCGCTTCCTCGGAGCCTTGACCAGGATCCGGTTCCAGCCCTTCTGCAGAGGGACCATCGTCGGCTCCCGATAGGCATAGGCTTCGTCCACGAAAGGCACCTCGTCGGCCCACGTTTGCTTCGGCTTGTAGGAAGGGTTCTTCCACTCGGGGGGCGCCAGCGCGTTGCCATTCACCCAGACCATCCCGTCCTCGTGACTCCACTTGCCCTCGACCGTCGGACCGCAGCGCCGGTCGGATGTCGATGGCGTGTTGAAACCGATCCAGCACGCAAGATCCATCGCTTCGTCGGACCAGATGCGCGTCTCGGCGTAAGCCGTTCCCTCCTGCGGATTGCCTTCCAGCACCCCGCCGGTTCCGAAGAAGTGCCGGAAGTGAATCGTCGCACCCACCACTTCGACCGGCTCGAACTGCGTGCCGCCGAGCTCGACCGACTCGACGCGCTCCATCTTCTCCGGAGGGAAAGACTTGGCCGTATCGCCACCATGCGGGAAAGGTCCGATCACCCGCCAGCGCAACGGAGTCTGCGCGAGATACGGGAAAGGCCATTGCTCGCCGAGACGAGCACCAAGCGCGACCAAGTCCCGCTCGAAAAGCCGGAAAGCCTCGACGCGCGGATCACCCGGAGCCGGCAGCCGGGCCCAGAGATCCGGATGGGCCTCGGGCAGCCCACGCCAAAAGCGTTCCGCGCCGGCAACCATCGCCGGCACCACCGGGCTCTGACGGTAAACATTTTCTTCGCCCCCGGTGTTGATGTCCGGCCAGTGGCAAAGGATCGAACCCAGCGCCTGGCCGTCGCCTTCCGGCCTCCAGCACGGCTGCCAGAAGAACGCATGCGGCGGCCCGTCGAGGAAGTCCATGTGGTTCACGTAGTTCACCGCCGAGTCGATGAAGCGCACCCCTGACACTGGGCGGCCCTTCGCCCACAGCTGGGTGATGCAATTCTTATCCGGCAATGCACCCGGGCGCCATACGACCACATCGAGATCGTGCCCTCTCAAGGTCTCGACCATCTTCGGCAGGAAAGCCTTGTTGGTGATACCCACTTCATCGGAGCCGAGATGAAAACGTGGCACCGCGATTCCTTCTTCCCGCAGCGGCTTGATCACCTCGTCGCAGAACTCGTCGAGAAGATCCGCGCAGATCTCCGTCCCGCGAGGGTCCTGCATGCCGAACCCGAACGCCTTGCCGAAATATTCGCTGTGCCCGGGCATGTCGATTTCGGGAAGCACCTCGACACCCAGCGAGTGTGCCTTGCGAAACAGTCCGC is part of the Haloferula helveola genome and encodes:
- a CDS encoding DUF1501 domain-containing protein, giving the protein MDHPVSDSLAFQTRRHFFKTSGLGLGSAALSSLLTRDAIAAGEIPPAFRAVAPKAKRAIYLFMSGAPSQQDLFDHKPKMAEWFDKDLPDSIRNGQRITTMTSGQKRFPIAPTKYAFETVDNNDGGATISELLPYTRKMAKDLCIIKSMHTEAINHDPAITYICTGNQLPGRPSLGSWLSYGLGSLNDNLPSFVVLNATWSAKRDAQAIYSRLWGSGPLPSKHQGVLLRSAGDPVLFLNNPDGIDPATRRRMLDTLNQINAKNFEHFGDPEIQARIAQYEMAYRMQTSVPELADLSKEPESTFEAYGPASKQPGTFAYCALMARRLAEKGVRFTQVFHRGWDQHFNISRDLPLQCGDVDQASYALVQDLKQRGMLDDTLVIWGGEFGRTIYCQGKLTKDDYGRDHHPRCFTIWMAGGGVKPGIVYGETDDFSYNVTENPVHIHELNATLLHLMGLDHQRLAIKHQGLDLRLTGVEPVKPVKDILL
- a CDS encoding PIG-L deacetylase family protein codes for the protein MKPARFGLDPGPWDEPRRWLVLAPHPDDFEVVAVTMRLLAERGCDLFLEVLSGGASGVEDVFAESWEEKTAARESEQKASCERFGLPLERLKFHRLPEDEAGYIRDDEANDAAIRKILDRVGPEAVVLPHGRDSNADHRRVFRCFERWRGEQQKKPLALLVRDPKTFGMRLDLVTEFDDEAAEWKAELLRCHHSQHERNLRSRGIGFDERILATNREIGAEVGAAYAEGFEVMGG